In a single window of the Nitrospirota bacterium genome:
- a CDS encoding dTMP kinase has protein sequence MNKSGVFITFEGIEGSGKSKHIIQLSADLKKEGFPVVLTREPGGTRIGEKIRNLILDPEHREMDPVTELLLYLATRAQHIHEIILPALKENKIVLCDRFHDSTYAYQGGGRGLDFKVVEPFIQILFHHLKPDLTFLLDIEPKIGLERIHQRESLNRIDSENMAFHETVRSNYLSLVNQEPSRFRIIDSNRDYSVVHQDILNEAHRFLTGPKQ, from the coding sequence ATGAACAAAAGCGGCGTTTTCATTACCTTCGAGGGAATTGAAGGAAGTGGTAAATCAAAACATATCATTCAACTTTCCGCAGATTTAAAAAAGGAAGGTTTTCCCGTCGTCCTCACCCGCGAACCCGGAGGAACCCGAATCGGAGAGAAAATAAGGAATCTCATTTTAGACCCCGAGCATAGAGAAATGGATCCTGTCACCGAATTACTCCTCTATTTGGCCACGCGGGCCCAGCATATTCACGAAATCATTCTCCCGGCGCTAAAAGAAAATAAAATCGTCCTGTGTGACCGGTTCCACGACTCCACCTACGCATATCAGGGAGGGGGAAGAGGTCTTGATTTTAAAGTCGTCGAGCCGTTTATCCAGATTTTATTCCACCATTTGAAACCCGATTTGACTTTTCTCCTCGACATTGAGCCTAAGATAGGCCTGGAGCGAATTCATCAAAGGGAGTCGTTGAACCGAATCGATTCTGAAAACATGGCTTTTCACGAAACGGTTCGGTCGAACTACCTCTCATTGGTTAATCAGGAACCTTCCCGCTTTAGAATCATCGACTCCAATCGTGATTACTCTGTTGTTCACCAGGACATCCTGAATGAAGCTCATCGGTTTTTGACAGGACCAAAACAATGA
- a CDS encoding DNA polymerase III subunit delta' has product MTFDKNIIGHDLPQKILKNAISADKLGHAYLFCGEEEIGKRAVAFAVAKSLLCENSIPFCGTCPSCLKADHRTHPDLFEVSPEGSFIKISQIKQIQAQLILQPAIGSKKVFIIDGIDQMNLESANCFLKSLEEPPADIHFFLITSRPWMIPATLLSRCQLIRFSPPLPQDLASFLTLQKRLSKEEALRIAERSKGKVGTALSLDLETLDQEDEKFFNLIRPETLAAPSKLFQLSEELSRDADYLKKTLEWISCFLRDMMVWKLCGQADHLIFSRNLNKIQQWTDQFPLETLNQSFVFVQNIEKLLTRKRTELESCHCEQSEAISRLYDKIATHPSVLAMT; this is encoded by the coding sequence ATGACGTTTGACAAAAATATTATCGGGCATGATTTGCCCCAAAAAATTCTTAAAAACGCTATCTCCGCCGATAAATTAGGGCATGCCTATCTTTTTTGCGGCGAGGAAGAGATTGGAAAAAGAGCCGTCGCCTTTGCGGTAGCAAAATCGCTTCTTTGCGAAAATTCGATTCCCTTTTGCGGAACCTGCCCTTCTTGCCTGAAAGCAGATCATCGGACCCATCCTGATCTGTTCGAAGTTTCCCCCGAGGGCTCCTTTATTAAAATCAGCCAGATCAAGCAGATTCAGGCTCAACTCATTTTACAACCTGCGATCGGCTCAAAAAAGGTTTTTATCATCGACGGGATTGATCAGATGAACCTTGAATCGGCCAACTGTTTCCTGAAATCCCTTGAAGAACCTCCGGCGGACATCCACTTTTTTCTCATCACCTCCCGTCCCTGGATGATTCCTGCCACTTTATTATCCAGGTGCCAGCTTATCCGGTTTTCTCCCCCTTTACCACAGGACCTAGCGTCTTTTTTAACCCTTCAAAAGCGTCTTTCTAAAGAAGAGGCTCTCCGTATCGCGGAACGGTCAAAAGGAAAGGTGGGGACGGCGCTTTCACTCGATCTCGAAACACTTGATCAAGAAGACGAAAAATTTTTTAATTTGATCCGTCCGGAAACCCTGGCTGCCCCTTCAAAATTGTTTCAGCTTTCAGAGGAGTTATCCCGGGATGCTGATTACCTAAAAAAAACTTTAGAGTGGATTTCATGTTTTTTAAGAGATATGATGGTGTGGAAATTATGCGGACAAGCAGATCATTTAATTTTTAGCCGAAATTTGAATAAAATCCAACAATGGACAGACCAATTTCCTCTTGAAACCCTTAATCAATCCTTTGTCTTTGTGCAAAACATTGAGAAATTATTGACCCGTAAAAGAACAGAGTTAGAAAGCTGTCATTGCGAACAAAGTGAAGCAATCTCAAGACTTTACGATAAGATTGCCACGCACCCTTCGGTGCTCGCAATGACATGA